Proteins from a genomic interval of Desulfuromonas thiophila:
- a CDS encoding GSU2203 family decaheme c-type cytochrome: MHNPWKPRLVLAGAGLALITALCACSQPRTPLNAILPIPAEAELVGNDSCCECHEAPGEQFSHNVHSLLADFEYEANGIEARGCEACHGPASRHVETGNPNCILQFGKLDALQSSAICQSCHTAGDTMEWRHSIHAGQGLSCTDCHSIHSNTKGLLSKPQEELCLSCHQNVKAQLHLPNHHPVKEGKMSCNDCHNPHGSQTRPLLRTDERKSELCLTCHMDQAGPFAFEHAPVTEDCTICHSPHGSVADNLLKQNEPFLCLQCHELHFHTNFRPDMEKLARYAADGVAGAQTTLNTINNNGIDDKHAMQMAMMTRCSQCHPSVHGSDLPSLYTPGGGSRLTR, translated from the coding sequence ATGCACAATCCCTGGAAACCCCGACTGGTTTTGGCGGGGGCGGGCCTGGCGCTGATTACGGCGCTTTGCGCCTGTTCGCAGCCAAGAACCCCTCTCAATGCCATTCTGCCGATTCCGGCGGAAGCCGAACTGGTCGGCAACGACAGCTGCTGCGAATGCCACGAAGCACCCGGCGAACAGTTCAGCCACAATGTCCACAGCCTGTTGGCCGACTTTGAATATGAAGCCAATGGCATTGAGGCTCGCGGCTGCGAGGCCTGCCATGGCCCGGCCAGCCGACACGTCGAAACGGGCAACCCCAACTGCATCCTGCAATTCGGCAAACTGGACGCCCTGCAATCCTCCGCCATCTGCCAAAGCTGCCACACCGCCGGCGACACCATGGAATGGCGTCACTCGATTCATGCCGGCCAGGGACTGAGCTGTACCGACTGCCACAGCATTCACAGCAACACCAAGGGGCTGCTGAGCAAACCGCAGGAAGAGCTTTGCCTCAGCTGCCACCAGAACGTGAAGGCCCAGCTGCACCTGCCGAACCATCACCCGGTAAAAGAGGGCAAGATGAGCTGCAATGACTGCCACAACCCGCACGGCAGCCAGACCCGCCCGTTACTGCGCACCGACGAACGCAAAAGCGAACTCTGCCTGACCTGCCACATGGATCAGGCCGGCCCCTTCGCTTTTGAACATGCCCCGGTCACCGAGGACTGCACCATCTGTCACAGCCCGCATGGCAGCGTGGCGGACAACCTGCTCAAACAGAATGAACCCTTCCTGTGTCTGCAATGCCATGAACTGCATTTCCACACCAACTTCCGTCCCGACATGGAAAAACTGGCCCGCTATGCCGCTGATGGCGTCGCCGGAGCACAGACGACCCTGAACACCATCAACAACAACGGCATTGATGACAAACATGCCATGCAGATGGCCATGATGACGCGCTGCAGCCAGTGTCACCCCAGTGTTCACGGCTCGGATCTCCCCTCTCTGTACACTCCCGGCGGCGGCAGCCGCCTGACCCGATAA
- a CDS encoding protein phosphatase 2C domain-containing protein, which produces MKIEQLLLQGSGRFIEDRLVVRSRQRLFGVFDGASSLVPQLYQQRSGAWWAAELAWQTFCQQPDDALLDLARQANQDIAHHMTRFAIDRRNPLHCWSTSAAVFRLLPNHLEWLQCGDCLILAIDRQGQAELLTPYSNHDAETFRQWTAQPDETLPQILQRLRPTIERVRLGMNRDYGVLNGDTAAEAFFCQGRITLDNIQHILAFSDGLLPPLARRDAMPDFSQLARLYLQGGLEGLGQWVRFIEGRDPHCHRYPRFKCHDDVAALAISL; this is translated from the coding sequence ATGAAGATCGAACAGCTGCTGCTGCAGGGTTCCGGCCGATTTATCGAGGATCGTCTCGTCGTTCGCTCCCGGCAGCGGCTGTTCGGCGTGTTCGATGGCGCCTCCAGCCTGGTGCCACAGCTGTATCAGCAACGCAGCGGCGCCTGGTGGGCGGCGGAACTGGCCTGGCAAACCTTCTGTCAGCAACCTGATGACGCCCTGCTTGATCTGGCGCGACAGGCCAACCAGGACATCGCTCACCACATGACCCGGTTCGCCATCGACCGGCGCAATCCGTTGCATTGCTGGAGTACCAGCGCGGCGGTCTTCCGGCTGCTGCCAAACCACCTGGAATGGCTGCAATGCGGCGACTGCCTGATTCTGGCCATTGACCGGCAGGGTCAGGCCGAACTGCTCACGCCCTACAGCAACCACGACGCTGAAACCTTCCGCCAGTGGACAGCGCAACCGGACGAAACCCTGCCACAAATTCTGCAGCGACTGCGCCCCACCATCGAACGGGTGCGTCTGGGCATGAACCGCGATTATGGCGTGCTCAATGGCGATACGGCCGCGGAAGCCTTTTTCTGTCAGGGCCGCATCACCCTCGACAACATTCAGCACATCCTGGCCTTCAGCGACGGTCTGCTGCCGCCGCTGGCGCGGCGGGACGCAATGCCTGACTTCAGCCAGCTGGCGCGACTTTACCTGCAGGGCGGCCTCGAAGGACTGGGCCAGTGGGTGCGCTTCATCGAAGGACGCGATCCCCACTGCCACCGCTATCCGCGTTTTAAGTGCCACGATGATGTCGCCGCACTGGCCATCAGTCTGTAA
- a CDS encoding ABC transporter ATP-binding protein, producing MLKFEQVSYGYSLGGQLTPVVENLSLEIPAGQLLCVLGPSGCGKTTLLHLAAGFLHPQQGQLSFQGRPITGPHPERALVFQDATLFPWLRVVDNVAFGLRQRGVARTERRRLALQMLEQVGLAATANAWPMTLSGGMRQRVAIARVLALQPAALLMDEPFSALDANSRERLQDLLLQLWQAQRQTLLYITHSVEEAAYLADRVLIFGPAPQSLRADLINPVPRPRDRSAPQLLHFCQQLRQQLAQLPCCLAPTILRPHKEFPPCA from the coding sequence ATGCTGAAATTTGAACAGGTCAGCTATGGCTACAGCCTTGGCGGGCAACTGACGCCCGTGGTGGAAAACCTGTCGCTGGAGATTCCGGCGGGGCAGCTCCTCTGCGTGCTGGGGCCGAGCGGCTGCGGCAAGACCACACTGCTGCATCTGGCTGCCGGCTTTCTGCACCCCCAGCAGGGCCAGCTGAGCTTTCAGGGGCGGCCGATTACGGGGCCGCACCCCGAGCGCGCGCTGGTCTTCCAGGACGCCACCCTGTTTCCCTGGCTGCGGGTAGTGGACAATGTCGCCTTCGGACTGCGCCAGCGGGGTGTGGCCAGGACGGAACGGCGGCGGCTGGCCCTGCAGATGCTCGAACAGGTCGGCCTGGCCGCCACGGCCAACGCCTGGCCCATGACCCTGTCGGGCGGCATGCGCCAGCGTGTTGCCATTGCCCGGGTGCTGGCCCTGCAACCCGCCGCGCTGTTGATGGATGAACCGTTCAGTGCCCTCGACGCCAACAGCCGCGAACGCCTGCAGGATCTGCTGCTGCAGCTGTGGCAGGCCCAGCGCCAGACCCTGCTGTACATTACCCACAGCGTCGAGGAAGCCGCCTACCTGGCCGATCGGGTACTGATTTTCGGCCCAGCCCCCCAGTCTCTGCGGGCCGATCTGATCAATCCCGTCCCACGACCGCGCGACCGCAGCGCGCCGCAGTTGTTGCACTTCTGTCAGCAGCTGCGCCAGCAGCTGGCCCAGCTGCCTTGCTGCCTGGCGCCCACAATTCTTCGCCCGCACAAGGAGTTTCCACCATGCGCCTGA
- a CDS encoding glycosyltransferase family 4 protein, whose protein sequence is MRILHLISQVPAATGSGIYLQAALCHARRAGHENFLLAGVSEEFAGSLWHDSLACQGHRFVHFGRDLPHAVVGMSDVMPYASCRFCDLSAAELQRYEACFADCLQRVVSQWRPDLIHAQHLWLVTALACRLFPQLPIVASCHGTDLRQLQLCPHLADRVIAGCRALRRVYALHPDQQLEIAGRYGIAAQRIELVGSGYNEQLFYLPDQPRPVGPLQLVYAGKLSRAKGVPWLLRALLGLPQGDWQLHLAGDGQGEEKAEILQLVAQRPQQLCWHGAIRQAQLAQLLRSSHLCLLPSLYEGLPLILLEALACGCHVLTTELPGTRALFAGVADERIERIRLPLLEGVDRPAAAAEDDFIAALQTGLQRQLQLLRAADAAARPQLSAEISVVLERYRWETTFRRMEQGYWAALAEPPGGGFCGLAGGDGE, encoded by the coding sequence ATGCGCATTCTGCATCTGATCAGCCAGGTTCCGGCCGCCACCGGCAGTGGCATTTATTTGCAGGCGGCTCTGTGCCATGCCCGCCGCGCTGGCCATGAAAATTTTCTGCTGGCCGGGGTGTCAGAAGAATTTGCCGGCAGTCTGTGGCACGACAGCCTGGCTTGTCAGGGACACCGCTTCGTGCATTTCGGGCGTGATCTGCCCCATGCGGTGGTGGGCATGAGCGATGTCATGCCTTATGCCAGTTGTCGTTTCTGTGATCTGTCCGCGGCAGAGCTGCAGCGTTACGAAGCCTGTTTCGCCGATTGTCTGCAACGGGTGGTCAGTCAATGGCGGCCCGATCTGATTCATGCCCAGCACCTGTGGCTGGTGACAGCACTGGCCTGCCGGTTGTTTCCGCAGCTGCCGATCGTGGCCAGTTGCCATGGCACCGATCTGCGTCAGTTGCAGCTGTGTCCACACCTGGCCGACCGGGTAATTGCCGGTTGCCGTGCCCTGCGGCGGGTCTATGCGCTGCATCCGGATCAGCAGCTGGAGATAGCCGGGCGCTATGGCATTGCGGCCCAACGGATTGAGCTGGTGGGTTCCGGCTACAATGAGCAGCTGTTTTATCTGCCTGATCAGCCTCGGCCGGTTGGCCCGCTTCAGCTGGTTTATGCCGGCAAGCTCAGCCGCGCCAAGGGGGTGCCCTGGCTGTTGCGGGCGTTGCTGGGGCTGCCGCAAGGGGACTGGCAGCTGCATCTGGCCGGTGACGGCCAGGGCGAGGAAAAGGCGGAGATTCTGCAGCTGGTGGCCCAGCGGCCGCAACAGCTGTGCTGGCACGGTGCCATCCGTCAGGCGCAACTGGCGCAACTGTTGCGATCCAGCCACCTGTGCCTGTTGCCGTCACTCTATGAGGGGCTGCCGCTGATCCTGCTGGAAGCGCTGGCTTGTGGCTGTCATGTGCTGACAACCGAGCTGCCGGGAACCCGCGCCCTGTTTGCTGGCGTGGCTGATGAGCGGATTGAACGCATTCGTCTGCCGTTGTTGGAAGGCGTCGACCGGCCGGCCGCCGCGGCCGAGGACGATTTCATCGCGGCGCTACAGACGGGACTGCAACGTCAGCTGCAGTTGCTGCGGGCGGCTGACGCTGCGGCACGACCGCAGCTGTCGGCGGAAATCTCTGTGGTGCTGGAGCGTTATCGCTGGGAGACAACCTTTCGGCGGATGGAACAGGGCTATTGGGCGGCCTTGGCCGAGCCGCCTGGCGGGGGTTTTTGCGGTCTTGCTGGTGGTGACGGGGAGTAG
- a CDS encoding mechanosensitive ion channel family protein — protein MPHIAPRPALFALLILLLLAAPTSVLRALAQESGATAAPVAPVPEPLPGIAEVVPRAAELLDQARQALQRVEEGADHQGWLDSFDASRQRQEQLQQRMTDMGDPAGWSYEQLLEMRTQLLEQRRVLAGLFDNVSQRTAELDQLRGHWNEQRDYWQQWRKQLRELGAPYPESEFKEVVSQSQALLKRITTVSQDKIALQKKATELIDANQVLVRQLDSALRTLRTQTFKKNSNSLLSRDFYAELTPELLQQVRTNSLQVNWKSRDSLRAGWWILLLQILTTLVLASLIRHFRHLAQQDSDWRFLICHPFSSGLFIAIVSLGFLYSAPTLVWRFYQVVLALLAACILLNDIVTARRHRLLIWLLASSYLLSLLLQVINLPLTLTRLYFVLLSIGGLLVLTQLYRQGRRQKDPWPLMTGLRIGKGLLLVSLVAQIGGYSTFSSRLMDISFKSAFALLVAVMLQKLVRGAIDFLLARRKLQSLPFFRRFGTTLGERLKVLVRLVIGFSCLIFLVQIWTGGDRFASTWQRVAGWGLHLGDYHLNIGTLASLVLIVYLTSGFSWLVRSLFDVEVVGPKFLDSGVRESIKTLLHYLTILVGLLLCLGTLGVNLQNIAVIAGALSIGIGFGLQNIVNNFISGLILLFERPIKKGDLIVLNQEWAEVKKIGLRSTVVETFNKAEIIVPNSDLIAQQVTNLTYSNTQARVVIPIGVAYGSDLEQVLRILQEEGARHPRVLKFPAPSALFIGFGASSLDFQLRLWLSSPDFVLSVPSDVCIAIYKRFAAEGIEIPFPQQDLHLRSVDSSLLQAWRSSPPVPDALQPAPPAQQEEQQQGEDQQQQTKG, from the coding sequence ATGCCCCATATCGCCCCCCGTCCTGCCCTCTTTGCCCTGCTGATTCTGCTGTTGCTGGCGGCGCCAACAAGCGTTCTTCGTGCCCTGGCACAGGAGAGCGGCGCAACTGCGGCGCCTGTGGCGCCAGTTCCAGAACCCTTGCCCGGCATCGCCGAGGTGGTGCCGCGCGCCGCCGAACTGCTTGACCAGGCGCGACAGGCGCTGCAACGGGTAGAGGAAGGGGCCGATCATCAGGGTTGGCTTGACAGCTTCGATGCCAGCCGTCAGCGCCAGGAGCAGTTGCAACAACGCATGACCGACATGGGCGATCCGGCCGGCTGGAGCTACGAACAGCTGCTGGAGATGCGCACCCAGTTACTGGAGCAGCGACGCGTACTGGCCGGGCTGTTCGACAACGTTTCCCAACGCACCGCTGAACTCGACCAGCTGCGGGGGCACTGGAATGAACAGCGCGACTACTGGCAGCAGTGGCGCAAACAGCTGCGCGAGCTCGGCGCACCCTACCCGGAAAGCGAATTCAAGGAGGTGGTCAGCCAGAGCCAGGCACTACTCAAGCGCATCACCACGGTCAGCCAGGACAAGATCGCGCTGCAGAAAAAGGCCACCGAACTGATCGACGCCAACCAGGTGCTGGTACGCCAGCTCGACAGCGCCCTGCGCACCCTGCGCACCCAAACCTTCAAGAAAAACAGCAACAGCCTGCTGAGTCGCGACTTCTACGCTGAACTGACGCCGGAGTTGCTGCAACAGGTCCGCACCAACAGCCTGCAGGTGAACTGGAAAAGTCGCGACAGTTTGCGCGCTGGCTGGTGGATTCTGTTGCTGCAGATCCTCACCACGCTGGTGCTGGCATCCCTCATTCGCCACTTCCGGCATCTGGCGCAGCAGGATTCAGACTGGCGTTTTCTCATCTGCCATCCCTTCAGCAGCGGCCTGTTCATCGCCATTGTCTCGCTCGGCTTTCTTTACAGCGCGCCGACCCTGGTCTGGCGTTTCTACCAGGTGGTCCTGGCCCTGCTGGCGGCCTGCATCCTGCTTAACGACATTGTCACGGCCCGGCGTCATCGCCTGCTGATCTGGCTGCTGGCATCGAGTTACCTGCTGTCGCTGCTGCTGCAGGTGATCAATCTGCCCCTGACGCTGACCCGCCTGTATTTCGTCTTGCTGTCCATCGGCGGCTTACTGGTGCTGACCCAGCTGTACCGACAGGGACGCCGGCAGAAGGACCCCTGGCCCCTGATGACCGGGCTGCGCATCGGCAAGGGACTGCTGCTGGTTTCGCTGGTGGCCCAGATCGGTGGCTACAGCACCTTTTCCTCGCGGCTGATGGACATCAGTTTCAAAAGCGCCTTTGCCCTGCTGGTCGCCGTGATGCTGCAGAAACTGGTACGCGGCGCCATTGATTTCCTGCTGGCGCGCCGGAAACTGCAGAGCCTGCCATTCTTCCGCCGCTTTGGCACGACCCTGGGCGAACGTCTGAAGGTACTGGTGCGACTGGTAATCGGCTTCAGCTGCCTGATTTTTCTGGTGCAGATCTGGACCGGGGGCGACCGCTTCGCCTCAACCTGGCAACGGGTCGCCGGCTGGGGTCTGCATCTGGGCGACTACCATCTCAACATCGGCACCCTGGCCAGCCTGGTGCTGATCGTCTATCTGACCAGTGGTTTTTCCTGGCTGGTCCGTTCGCTGTTCGATGTCGAGGTGGTCGGCCCGAAATTCCTCGATAGCGGCGTGCGCGAATCCATCAAGACCCTGCTGCATTACCTTACCATCCTGGTCGGCCTGCTGCTGTGTCTGGGCACACTGGGCGTCAACCTGCAGAACATTGCCGTGATCGCCGGGGCTCTGAGTATCGGTATCGGTTTCGGCCTGCAAAACATCGTCAACAATTTCATCAGCGGTCTGATTCTGCTGTTTGAACGACCGATCAAGAAGGGTGACCTGATCGTGCTCAACCAGGAATGGGCGGAGGTAAAAAAAATCGGACTGCGCTCAACGGTAGTGGAAACCTTCAACAAGGCCGAGATCATTGTACCCAACAGTGACCTGATCGCCCAGCAGGTCACCAACCTGACCTACTCCAACACCCAGGCGCGGGTGGTGATCCCGATTGGCGTGGCCTACGGCAGTGATCTGGAACAGGTTCTGCGGATTCTGCAGGAGGAAGGCGCTCGCCATCCGCGGGTATTGAAATTTCCCGCCCCTTCGGCACTGTTCATCGGCTTTGGCGCCAGTTCGCTCGATTTTCAACTGCGGTTGTGGCTGAGCAGCCCCGATTTTGTCCTGTCGGTACCCAGCGACGTCTGCATCGCCATCTACAAACGTTTCGCGGCCGAAGGCATCGAGATTCCCTTCCCGCAGCAGGATCTGCACCTGCGCTCGGTGGACAGCAGCCTGCTGCAGGCCTGGCGCAGCTCGCCGCCCGTACCGGACGCCCTACAGCCAGCGCCGCCGGCGCAGCAGGAAGAACAGCAACAGGGCGAGGATCAGCAACAGCAGACAAAAGGCTGA
- a CDS encoding zinc transporter ZntB: MSWPEGVLFCYRFDGRGGARPVEAAAFEEDASPAGPLWLHADYTCAGLSDWLQQRFGLADVVVNALFAADTRPRASRMGQGALVTLRGVNRNPGADPLDMISLRIWVDSQCIITTRRYRLRSVEQVRQALEAGYGPETPGTCLLMLAEQLTWHINEVIDDFEDQMDAFEERSAAAEDVLLGGELAEIRRQAVHVRRYLSAQRDALAHLALAEFGFIDSLGRLGFVELNNTLQRYLEELDLVRERVAICQERLQARLAEQLNGRMYVLNLVAALFLPLTFLTGLLGVNVAGIPAADHPWAFSAFCLLLLILALLLFFLLRRRRWL; this comes from the coding sequence ATGTCCTGGCCGGAAGGTGTGCTGTTCTGTTACCGTTTCGACGGCCGTGGCGGCGCCCGGCCCGTGGAGGCTGCGGCATTCGAAGAGGACGCGTCACCGGCCGGTCCACTCTGGCTGCATGCGGACTACACCTGCGCCGGCCTGTCGGACTGGTTGCAGCAGCGCTTCGGTCTGGCCGATGTGGTGGTCAATGCCCTCTTTGCCGCCGATACCCGGCCACGTGCCAGCCGCATGGGCCAGGGGGCGCTGGTGACCTTGCGCGGTGTCAATCGCAATCCCGGTGCCGATCCCCTCGATATGATCTCGCTGCGCATCTGGGTCGACAGCCAGTGCATCATCACCACCCGGCGTTACCGCTTGCGCTCGGTGGAGCAGGTGCGGCAGGCGCTGGAGGCCGGCTATGGCCCGGAAACGCCCGGCACCTGTCTGCTGATGTTGGCCGAGCAGCTGACCTGGCATATCAATGAGGTCATCGACGATTTCGAGGACCAGATGGATGCCTTCGAGGAGCGTTCCGCCGCGGCTGAAGACGTTCTGTTGGGCGGTGAACTGGCTGAAATCCGGCGTCAGGCGGTGCATGTCCGGCGCTATCTCAGCGCCCAGCGCGACGCCCTGGCGCATCTGGCCCTGGCCGAATTCGGTTTCATTGACAGCCTCGGCCGGCTGGGCTTTGTCGAACTCAACAATACCCTGCAGCGCTATCTGGAGGAGCTTGATCTGGTGCGCGAGCGGGTTGCCATCTGCCAGGAACGGTTGCAGGCTCGCCTGGCTGAACAGCTCAATGGCCGTATGTATGTCCTCAATCTGGTGGCAGCCCTGTTTCTGCCGCTGACCTTTCTGACCGGCCTGCTTGGCGTCAATGTCGCTGGTATTCCGGCGGCTGACCATCCTTGGGCCTTTTCAGCCTTTTGTCTGCTGTTGCTGATCCTCGCCCTGTTGCTGTTCTTCCTGCTGCGCCGGCGGCGCTGGCTGTAG
- a CDS encoding ABC transporter substrate-binding protein, with the protein MRLMAVSLVFLLSLTAPSWATDSAPLRLAYQNRIGSVLPLLADQLGLFADQGLNVQIQRFSSGPACSEALYTGAADIATMGDTAALIALARNMPVRVLTSHASGAGRHRLMVIDPALQQLTDLRGKRIGVKLGTSTHGGLLALLQRHDLAGGAVKLVNLAPETQIEALQAGSIDALAASEPTPSQAESQGARELANLAGDDNLYPILTLARHDMAQRPEQLRAFMAALQQALDYLQQQPQAARRRVAEALGLPEALVEQAMARHQYHLRFDAPLRASLEQTGHFLLQQGLIPQLPNLAAAQLIVPAAAKTNQ; encoded by the coding sequence ATGCGCCTGATGGCCGTTAGTCTCGTTTTCCTCCTCAGCCTGACCGCGCCTTCATGGGCGACGGACAGCGCGCCGCTGCGCCTGGCCTACCAGAACCGCATCGGCAGCGTCCTGCCGCTGCTGGCCGACCAATTGGGTCTGTTTGCCGACCAGGGCCTCAACGTGCAGATCCAGCGTTTCAGCAGCGGTCCGGCCTGCTCCGAGGCGCTCTATACCGGCGCGGCCGACATCGCCACCATGGGCGACACCGCCGCCCTCATCGCCCTGGCCCGCAACATGCCGGTACGGGTGCTAACCAGCCATGCCAGCGGCGCAGGCCGTCACCGGCTGATGGTTATCGACCCGGCCCTGCAGCAGCTGACCGATCTGCGCGGCAAACGCATCGGCGTCAAGCTCGGCACCTCGACTCACGGCGGCCTGCTGGCCCTGCTGCAGCGCCACGATCTTGCCGGCGGCGCCGTTAAGCTGGTCAATCTGGCGCCGGAAACCCAGATCGAAGCCCTGCAGGCCGGCTCCATCGACGCCCTGGCGGCCAGTGAGCCCACCCCGTCCCAGGCCGAAAGCCAAGGAGCCCGCGAACTGGCCAATCTGGCTGGTGACGACAACCTCTACCCGATCCTGACCCTGGCCCGGCATGACATGGCACAGCGCCCCGAGCAGTTACGCGCCTTCATGGCCGCTCTGCAACAGGCGCTCGACTATCTGCAGCAGCAACCCCAGGCGGCCCGCCGCCGCGTGGCCGAAGCCCTGGGGCTGCCCGAAGCCCTGGTCGAACAGGCCATGGCCCGCCACCAGTACCATCTGCGCTTTGATGCGCCGCTGCGCGCCAGTCTGGAGCAAACCGGCCACTTCCTGCTGCAACAGGGACTGATTCCCCAGCTGCCGAATCTGGCGGCGGCCCAGCTGATCGTGCCGGCAGCGGCCAAAACGAACCAATGA
- a CDS encoding GSU2204 family CXXCH-containing (seleno)protein, whose amino-acid sequence MTTKKLGILLLVLLLSWAGLAGAADTANGTLELGYTGVSTDDSRNKTAEYESTDSSVGGALDLNVRSQGIGVELAGRYTDEEDHEASAQLDLRRVLRGSYDYQSFIHRLRHDLLFEEKDHKMKGTTNAFPQSIEHWNGTGAPVDPDYDIYNGVIAANAVPMMMENGAIGLEGLQTATFNDLDQGRDYLIERRQHKASAQLQLPAFPNLVPEVRFSRDEKHGWKQATLMTGQCTPCHTVAVGQKIDQVTEDVSIGATFKKGGLTASYFHTERTFDNRSDDYAHQGLVDNAYWYDTIVKGSYTNTFMSRELFENDWQEIGITADSEKKLDTVKLRYDADLDTTLYGSYVSATTRNNYSDLEYDADTLFFSLTNRSIPHLRLKAYGKHYKIDGDSLYVDLTGYSNNTTITFDSNGLGTVPVSYFNYTRPSSLSRDVLETGVEASYFINSGYSLTGAYTYKVVDRDNDTFKEYDSTDLLDEGYLEDETTLYHKVELSLTGRPTSQINLHAKYSYENADTPFSYANGLGYNDLRTSGWTILQDGALIETPIDTMMTNSAFYQILRSGNRTTSGSNVAENSHLIKASGTWAPADSFSLSLNGQYGFEDNNQADNDWQRQSWSTGISLFLMPTEKWTLSLGYNYQQSQTRSTYATAVYVGCFSESMGEQIASVYDDVDYDSTAQVLYLSTTFQATDKLTLTGDMTATKADARLGTPNFGDNIIYQNFVDVAVYGEALQLPYTQTIMTSYLDYSGSDTYSELQYETLDLSLGAQYRISEALSLGINALYRWVEDGEAYLGDDYDGELYLLNSSLSYHF is encoded by the coding sequence ATGACAACGAAAAAACTGGGTATCCTGCTGCTTGTCCTGCTGCTGAGCTGGGCCGGACTGGCCGGCGCCGCCGATACGGCCAACGGCACGCTGGAACTGGGCTACACTGGCGTCAGCACCGATGACAGCCGCAATAAGACAGCCGAATATGAATCCACCGATTCCTCCGTTGGCGGCGCGCTCGATCTGAATGTCCGTTCCCAGGGCATCGGTGTCGAGCTGGCCGGTCGCTACACCGACGAAGAGGATCACGAAGCCTCGGCCCAACTCGACCTGCGTCGCGTCCTGCGCGGCAGCTATGACTATCAGAGCTTTATCCACCGCCTGCGCCATGATCTGCTGTTCGAGGAAAAAGACCACAAAATGAAGGGCACGACCAATGCCTTTCCCCAGAGCATCGAGCACTGGAACGGCACCGGCGCGCCCGTCGACCCGGATTACGATATCTATAACGGCGTCATCGCCGCGAATGCCGTGCCCATGATGATGGAGAATGGCGCTATCGGCCTTGAAGGGCTGCAGACCGCCACCTTCAACGATCTCGACCAAGGCCGCGATTATCTGATCGAACGACGCCAGCACAAGGCCAGCGCCCAGCTGCAACTGCCGGCGTTCCCCAATCTGGTGCCGGAGGTGCGTTTTTCCCGCGATGAAAAGCATGGCTGGAAACAGGCCACGCTGATGACCGGCCAGTGCACTCCCTGCCATACCGTGGCCGTCGGCCAGAAGATTGACCAGGTCACCGAAGACGTCAGTATTGGCGCCACCTTCAAAAAAGGCGGCCTGACCGCCAGCTATTTTCATACCGAGCGCACCTTTGACAACCGCAGCGACGATTACGCCCATCAGGGCCTGGTCGACAACGCCTACTGGTACGATACGATTGTCAAGGGCAGCTACACCAACACCTTCATGTCACGCGAACTGTTTGAAAACGACTGGCAGGAAATCGGCATCACCGCCGACAGCGAGAAAAAGCTCGACACGGTCAAACTGCGCTATGACGCCGATCTCGACACCACCCTGTACGGCAGCTACGTCAGTGCGACAACCCGCAATAATTACAGCGATCTGGAATACGACGCCGACACCCTGTTCTTCAGCCTGACCAATCGCAGCATCCCCCATCTGCGCCTGAAAGCCTACGGCAAGCATTACAAAATCGACGGCGACAGCCTCTACGTTGATCTGACCGGCTACAGCAACAATACTACCATCACCTTCGACAGCAATGGCCTGGGCACGGTACCGGTTTCCTATTTCAACTATACCCGGCCCTCGTCGTTAAGCCGCGATGTTCTTGAAACCGGGGTGGAAGCCTCCTACTTCATCAACAGTGGCTACAGCCTGACCGGCGCCTACACCTACAAGGTGGTTGATCGCGACAACGACACCTTCAAGGAATACGACAGCACCGACCTGCTGGACGAGGGCTATCTTGAAGACGAAACCACCCTTTATCACAAGGTGGAGCTGAGCCTGACCGGTCGGCCGACCAGTCAGATCAACCTGCACGCCAAATACAGCTATGAAAACGCCGACACGCCCTTCAGCTATGCCAATGGGCTGGGGTACAACGATCTGCGCACCAGCGGCTGGACCATCCTGCAAGACGGCGCGCTGATCGAAACCCCCATCGATACCATGATGACCAACTCGGCATTTTATCAGATTCTCCGCAGCGGCAACCGCACCACCTCTGGCAGCAATGTGGCGGAAAACAGCCATCTGATCAAAGCCAGTGGCACCTGGGCACCGGCGGACAGCTTCTCCCTCAGTCTCAACGGCCAGTATGGCTTTGAAGACAACAATCAGGCCGACAACGACTGGCAGCGCCAGAGCTGGTCGACGGGTATCAGCCTGTTCCTGATGCCAACAGAGAAATGGACCCTCAGCCTGGGTTACAATTACCAGCAGAGCCAGACCCGCAGTACCTACGCCACTGCCGTCTATGTCGGTTGCTTCTCGGAAAGCATGGGCGAGCAGATCGCCTCGGTTTACGACGATGTCGACTATGACAGCACAGCGCAGGTGCTCTATCTGTCAACCACCTTCCAGGCAACCGACAAGCTGACCCTGACCGGCGATATGACCGCCACCAAGGCCGATGCCCGCCTCGGCACACCGAACTTTGGCGACAATATCATTTATCAGAACTTCGTCGACGTCGCGGTCTATGGTGAAGCTCTCCAGCTGCCGTACACCCAGACCATCATGACGAGCTACCTTGACTACAGTGGCTCCGATACCTATTCGGAACTGCAGTACGAGACACTGGACCTGTCCCTGGGCGCCCAGTACCGCATTTCCGAGGCCTTGAGCCTGGGAATCAACGCCCTGTACCGCTGGGTTGAAGATGGCGAAGCCTATCTGGGCGACGACTACGACGGTGAACTCTACCTGCTGAACAGCTCTTTGAGCTACCACTTCTAG